The sequence CGTCTGCCTGACTTTGTCCGTAAGGCAGATTATATATCATAAATATCAAACTCTTAAGTGATAAAGATTGATATAATGAAGGATACATCCTTATTTATCTTTACTACTAATCTGACAATTTAGTATTAAACTAATTTGGCGGACAAAAGTAATATTTTTTGCAGCGTTTTTTCCAAAAAAGAGGGAGTAATTGTGTGTTTTAGTAAAATTTTTAGTCTAAAATCGATAAAAAATATAGTACAGGTGAATTTATTAATGTTTAGTCTGATGTATCAGCGATAATAAGTATTCGCCATAACCACTTTTAATTAATGATTTTGCGATTTCTTCAAGTTCATTGGCGTTAATAAACCCTCGTTGAAAAGCCACTTCTTCAATACACCCAACTTTAAGACCCTGCCGTTCTTCGATGACCTGAACAAATTGACTTGCCTGCATTAGCGACGAAATAGTTCCCGTGTCTAACCATGCGGTACCTCTGTCTAAGATGCCTACTTTTAATTTGCCCCTTTCGAGGTAAGCTTTATTAATGTCGGTAATTTCGTATTCTCCGCGATTTGACGGTTTTAGTTTTTTTGCTATTTCAACAACATCGTTATCGTAGAAATATAGTCCCGGAACAGCAAAATTAGATTTTGGTGCAATGGGTTTCTCTTCAATTGATAATGCTTTATTATTATCGTCAAATTCAACAACTCCGTACCTTTCAGGGTCAGAAACATGATAGGCAAAAACAACACCTCCATCAGGGGTATTATTGTTTTGCAGGAGATTTGGCATTGTTGAGCCATAGAAAATATTATCGCCTAAAATAAGAGCAACAGAATCCTTACCAATAAAATTTTCGCCAATTACAAAAGCCTGTGCAAGTCCGTTGGGCTCTGTCTGAACTTCGTAACTAAAACTACAGCCTATTCTCGACCCATCACCCAATAATTTTTTAAACAAGGGGAGGTCGTGAGGAGTAGAAATAATAAGAATATCCCTGATTCCTGCCTGCATTAATGTCGCCAAAGGATAATAAATCATAGGCTTATCGTATATGGGCATTAATTGCTTGCTAACTGCTATGGTCAAAGGGTGTAAGCGAGTTCCGGACCCTCCTGCTAATATTATTCCCTTCATTGCTTAAATATATCTTCTTATTGCGTTGGTATTTGAATTTTATTTATCGAGATCCTCATCATTAACATCAGCGTCAAGCGGAATAAAAGGCCTTTTGAAATCTGCCTTGTTTGTGATTCTTTTTTCCAGTGACAGTAATAATGCAGGTAACAATAATAAGTTGGTAGCCATCGCAATCATGAGGGTGATCGAAACTAATCCCCCTAAGGCCTGCGTACCTCCAAAACTCGACAGAGTGAATGTAAGGAATCCAAAGAATAATACAATGGATGTATAGAACATACTTTTACCCGTTTCAGAAAGTGCATTTAATACAGATGTTTTAATTCTCCAGTTACTTGCCTCAAGTTCCTGGCGATATTTGGCCAGAAAGTGTATGGTGTCATCTACAGAAATACCGAAAGCAATACTAAAAACAAGAATAGTTGATGGTTTTATAGGTACATTAAAGAATCCCATTAGTCCCGCTGTAATAATCAGAGGGAGGAGATTAGGGATAAGAGATATTAATATCATCTTTGGTGAACGGAACATCCATGCCATTATTAATGAGATCAATAATACTGCAAGCGACAGTGAAATAAACAGGTTCTTTACCAGATAATGGGTTCCTTCGAGAAATACTAAGGCTCCACCAGTCATTGCAACATCGTAACTCTTTGAAGGGAATATTTTGTCTACCTGTTTTCTTAGGTCACCCTGTATCATTTCCATCTGGTCAGTTCCAACATCCTTCATCATAAGGGTGATTCTGGCATAACGTCCCGTAGAGTCAACATATCTGTCCAGTTGACTATTACCTTCTGTTGATGAATTTTTGGCGTATTCCAATATAAACGAACGCTCCTGACTGTTGGGTAACTGGTAATACTTAGGATTATTGTTGTAGAATGCCTGTTTTGCGTATTTCACCAGGTTTACCATGGAGAACGGATGCGACAATCCAGGTTCGTCTTTTAGGAATTCTCCGAGACGATCTATTCTCTTCATCGTAGAAGCCTTGTAAACTCCGTCTTTTCGTTTTGTGTCAATGAGGATTTCAAGAGGCATTACTCCTTCATATTCTTTCTCGAAATACTTGATGTCTTTATAAAATTCAGCACCTTTTGGCATATCGTCAATGATACTTCCCGATATTTTCATTTGGTATATGCCTATAATACTTAGTGTCAGCATGAAAATAGAGATCGCATATATCGCAGGTCGATTTTCTTGCGTAACTTTTAAAATCCAGTTAATAATACCATGTGTCCATTTTTTATCTAAATGCTTCAGGTGTTTATCTTTTGGATTGGCTCTAAAACTGTAGATTATAGGAACCAGTAGTATAGATAACAGAAATACTCCAAAAATGTTTATAGATGCAACAATACCAAATTCCTTCATCACCGTACTGT comes from Bacteroidota bacterium and encodes:
- the rfbA gene encoding glucose-1-phosphate thymidylyltransferase RfbA, giving the protein MKGIILAGGSGTRLHPLTIAVSKQLMPIYDKPMIYYPLATLMQAGIRDILIISTPHDLPLFKKLLGDGSRIGCSFSYEVQTEPNGLAQAFVIGENFIGKDSVALILGDNIFYGSTMPNLLQNNNTPDGGVVFAYHVSDPERYGVVEFDDNNKALSIEEKPIAPKSNFAVPGLYFYDNDVVEIAKKLKPSNRGEYEITDINKAYLERGKLKVGILDRGTAWLDTGTISSLMQASQFVQVIEERQGLKVGCIEEVAFQRGFINANELEEIAKSLIKSGYGEYLLSLIHQTKH
- a CDS encoding MMPL family transporter, whose amino-acid sequence is MWKKITRIILRNRIAILIVIALITVFAVFQTQNIKYSYVDANLLPNDDPTAINYRKFKEIFGEEATMIIMGTSDSLIYTPEIYKNWNDLSEEISNITDEDLIPFKKDPKAPRAKLKEGEKLVSGAISISNLKILKKNKEGKKFDLIPLSDSIPTNSEDILAIREKLYKLPFYDQILYNKESGLITTSIIVNPNILNSETRVELVLAIEDKIAKFEKANGIDIHVSGMPYIRTFNSATIISEVSNFVYLAMFITAFIFFLFFRSFSATIISVIVITIAVIWSFGTIGLMGYDITILTGLIPPLIIVIGFPNVIFLLNKFHQEYAYHGNKIKSISRIITKIGNATLLTNTTTALGFATFIFTNSTVMKEFGIVASINIFGVFLLSILLVPIIYSFRANPKDKHLKHLDKKWTHGIINWILKVTQENRPAIYAISIFMLTLSIIGIYQMKISGSIIDDMPKGAEFYKDIKYFEKEYEGVMPLEILIDTKRKDGVYKASTMKRIDRLGEFLKDEPGLSHPFSMVNLVKYAKQAFYNNNPKYYQLPNSQERSFILEYAKNSSTEGNSQLDRYVDSTGRYARITLMMKDVGTDQMEMIQGDLRKQVDKIFPSKSYDVAMTGGALVFLEGTHYLVKNLFISLSLAVLLISLIMAWMFRSPKMILISLIPNLLPLIITAGLMGFFNVPIKPSTILVFSIAFGISVDDTIHFLAKYRQELEASNWRIKTSVLNALSETGKSMFYTSIVLFFGFLTFTLSSFGGTQALGGLVSITLMIAMATNLLLLPALLLSLEKRITNKADFKRPFIPLDADVNDEDLDK